In a single window of the Anaerotruncus rubiinfantis genome:
- the polA gene encoding DNA polymerase I: MKLLAIDGNSILNRAFYGIKALTTKNGEFTNGIYGFLNILLKLLEETQPDAVACAFDLRAPTFRHQMFEGYKAQRKGMPEELASQLEPLKELLAALGYKIVTKEGYEADDILGTFAKSCAGRGDECVIATGDRDSLQLVGERTTVRLATTKMGQASSTVYDVAAVMEKYGVPPRELIDVKALMGDASDNIPGVTGIGEKTALSLIAQYHDLDYIYDHLDELEIKPGVRAKLAADKEMAYTSRTLAKIDCDVPIDTDPESYRRAEPDAAKAGALFARFEMFKLADRWGIDPTAAAADPALEESAPQAVLQVSCDPGELSALFTDKKAIDLLIEWDDDQPKAVAAAVPGRLILADGAKLNEILGFSAGLRIWSSKPLYRYLYSFDKNIQNINFDGELAAYLLSPTTSSYAPQPLAAQYNVVPCVFETEIPSEYASIAADGAVITALHDKLAAEIEATGQQKLLYEIEMPLARVLAAMECEGFALDTDALREYGADLDGRIGELEDGIYRHAGHSFNLNSPKQLGDVLFVDLGLPAKKKTKTGYSTNADVLDSLRGKHPIIELILEYRKLSKLKSTYVDGLLKVVGPDGRVRSTFQQTETRTGRISSTEPNLQNIPIRTAEGSKMRRFFKARPGWKLIDADYSQIELRVLADLAGDKNMIAAFKSGQDIHTTTAAQVFGLPELMVTPALRSRAKAVNFGIVYGIGAFSLSQDIGVSVAEADSYIKNYLATYAGVRKYMEDTIVFARENGYVKTLFGRRRYLPELAASNKVTQAFGERVARNTPIQGTAADIIKIAMVRVFERLRREKMQAKLILQVHDELLVEAPEQEVPLATIILKEEMEHAITLKVPLVADANVGDNWLDAK; this comes from the coding sequence ATGAAATTGCTGGCCATCGACGGGAACAGTATTCTGAACCGCGCATTCTACGGAATCAAGGCGCTGACTACCAAAAATGGAGAATTCACCAACGGAATCTATGGTTTTTTGAATATCCTGCTGAAACTGCTGGAAGAAACCCAGCCGGACGCGGTCGCCTGCGCCTTCGACCTGCGCGCGCCGACCTTCCGCCATCAGATGTTCGAGGGCTATAAGGCCCAACGGAAAGGCATGCCCGAAGAGCTCGCCTCCCAGCTTGAACCGCTCAAGGAACTGCTGGCCGCGCTTGGCTACAAAATTGTCACCAAAGAGGGTTACGAGGCGGATGATATCCTCGGCACCTTTGCAAAGTCCTGCGCCGGACGCGGCGACGAGTGCGTCATCGCCACCGGGGACCGGGACAGCCTCCAGCTGGTTGGGGAACGCACCACCGTGCGCCTGGCCACCACCAAGATGGGCCAGGCCAGCTCGACCGTTTACGACGTGGCCGCCGTGATGGAGAAATACGGTGTGCCTCCGCGGGAACTCATCGACGTCAAGGCGCTTATGGGCGACGCTTCCGACAATATTCCCGGCGTGACGGGTATCGGGGAAAAGACCGCGCTCTCGCTCATCGCGCAGTATCACGATCTTGACTACATCTATGACCACTTGGACGAGCTCGAAATCAAGCCGGGCGTGCGCGCAAAGCTCGCAGCGGACAAGGAGATGGCTTACACCAGCCGTACGTTGGCCAAAATCGACTGCGATGTACCGATTGACACCGACCCGGAAAGCTACCGCCGTGCCGAACCGGACGCAGCCAAAGCGGGCGCACTCTTCGCGCGGTTTGAAATGTTTAAGTTGGCTGACCGATGGGGGATCGATCCTACGGCCGCGGCAGCCGATCCGGCACTGGAGGAATCCGCGCCGCAGGCTGTTTTGCAGGTTTCCTGTGATCCAGGTGAACTGTCCGCACTGTTTACCGATAAAAAAGCGATTGACTTGCTGATTGAATGGGATGATGACCAACCCAAAGCCGTAGCTGCCGCCGTTCCGGGGCGGCTGATTCTTGCGGACGGCGCAAAGCTCAACGAAATCCTGGGCTTTTCAGCCGGACTGCGGATCTGGAGCAGCAAACCGCTCTATCGTTATTTGTATAGTTTTGATAAAAATATACAAAATATAAATTTCGATGGGGAACTCGCCGCCTATCTGCTCAGCCCAACCACCTCGAGCTACGCGCCGCAGCCGCTTGCCGCGCAATACAATGTCGTACCCTGCGTATTCGAGACGGAGATCCCTTCCGAATATGCATCGATCGCGGCGGACGGGGCGGTCATCACCGCGCTGCATGACAAGCTCGCCGCGGAGATCGAAGCGACCGGCCAACAAAAGCTCCTCTATGAAATCGAGATGCCGCTTGCCCGGGTACTCGCCGCAATGGAATGCGAGGGCTTTGCGCTGGACACGGACGCGCTCAGGGAGTACGGCGCGGACCTCGATGGGCGGATCGGGGAGCTGGAGGACGGCATCTACCGTCACGCGGGCCACTCCTTCAACCTCAATTCCCCCAAGCAGCTCGGCGATGTGCTGTTCGTCGACCTGGGCCTCCCCGCCAAGAAAAAAACCAAGACCGGCTATTCCACCAACGCGGATGTGCTTGATTCGCTGCGCGGCAAGCATCCCATCATTGAGCTCATTCTCGAATACCGCAAGCTCTCGAAGCTCAAATCCACCTATGTGGACGGGCTTTTAAAGGTGGTCGGCCCGGACGGACGGGTGCGCTCGACCTTCCAGCAGACCGAAACCCGCACCGGACGCATCTCCTCAACCGAACCGAATCTCCAGAATATCCCGATTCGCACCGCGGAGGGCAGCAAAATGCGCCGCTTCTTCAAGGCACGGCCGGGCTGGAAGCTGATCGACGCGGACTATTCGCAGATCGAATTGCGGGTGCTGGCCGACCTGGCGGGCGACAAAAACATGATCGCCGCCTTTAAAAGCGGTCAGGACATCCACACCACCACCGCCGCGCAGGTCTTCGGCCTGCCGGAACTGATGGTGACACCCGCACTGCGTTCCCGCGCCAAGGCGGTCAATTTCGGGATCGTCTACGGAATCGGGGCGTTTTCGCTCTCGCAGGACATCGGCGTTTCGGTGGCGGAAGCGGACAGCTACATCAAAAACTATCTCGCCACCTACGCGGGCGTGCGCAAATACATGGAGGACACCATCGTTTTCGCGCGGGAGAACGGCTATGTCAAAACGCTGTTTGGGCGCCGACGCTACCTGCCGGAGCTTGCCGCTTCGAACAAGGTGACCCAGGCGTTCGGCGAACGGGTCGCGCGCAACACCCCGATCCAGGGCACCGCGGCGGACATCATCAAGATCGCCATGGTGCGGGTGTTCGAGCGGCTGCGGCGCGAGAAGATGCAGGCAAAGCTCATTTTGCAGGTGCACGACGAACTGCTTGTCGAGGCGCCCGAGCAGGAGGTGCCGCTCGCCACCATCATCCTCAAGGAGGAGATGGAACACGCGATCACCCTGAAGGTCCCGCTCGTAGCCGACGCAAACGTCGGGGACAACTGGCTGGATGCAAAATAG
- the dusB gene encoding tRNA dihydrouridine synthase DusB, whose translation MKIGNLEIKRTAALAPMAGVADSAFRRICKQFGAAYLVGEMASAKGMHYSDRKTAELLGVSDEERPVAVQLFGDDPELIAEAAKKALDYRPDVIDLNMGCPAPKIAGNGGGSALMKNPTLAGKITEAAVKAVDLPVTVKFRKGWDDEHVNAVEFGRIMQESGAAALTVHGRTREQFYAPPVDLDIIAAVKAAVSIPVIGNGDCDSIQSVINMYDYTKCDLVMIGRGALGNPWIFRQVDQFLADGTVLPLPPLEERMAVMLRQFSLACEQKGEYGAMREARKHAAWYMKGVRGAASLRRQAGTLCTLADARALAEEALRLNPEEAVLDKPSNEEEER comes from the coding sequence ATGAAGATCGGCAATCTGGAAATCAAGCGTACCGCCGCGCTCGCACCGATGGCAGGCGTCGCGGACAGCGCCTTCCGGCGCATCTGCAAGCAGTTCGGCGCGGCGTACCTGGTAGGGGAGATGGCCTCTGCGAAGGGGATGCACTATTCCGACCGCAAGACCGCCGAGCTGCTCGGGGTGAGCGACGAAGAACGCCCGGTCGCGGTGCAGCTCTTTGGGGATGATCCGGAGCTGATCGCGGAAGCCGCGAAAAAGGCGCTCGATTACCGGCCGGATGTGATCGACCTCAACATGGGCTGTCCGGCGCCCAAGATCGCTGGAAACGGCGGCGGTTCAGCATTGATGAAGAATCCCACGCTTGCGGGGAAAATTACGGAAGCAGCTGTAAAGGCAGTTGACCTGCCGGTTACGGTGAAATTCCGCAAAGGCTGGGACGACGAACATGTCAATGCCGTGGAGTTCGGGCGAATCATGCAGGAGAGCGGCGCGGCGGCGTTGACGGTGCATGGCCGCACGCGGGAGCAGTTCTACGCGCCTCCGGTCGACCTCGACATTATCGCGGCAGTGAAGGCGGCCGTTTCGATCCCGGTGATCGGGAATGGGGATTGTGACAGTATACAATCTGTGATAAATATGTACGATTATACAAAATGTGACCTCGTGATGATCGGGCGGGGCGCGCTCGGAAACCCATGGATCTTCCGGCAGGTCGACCAGTTCCTGGCCGACGGGACGGTACTGCCACTGCCGCCCTTGGAGGAACGGATGGCGGTCATGCTGCGGCAGTTTTCGCTCGCCTGCGAACAGAAGGGCGAATATGGCGCAATGCGCGAAGCGCGCAAGCATGCCGCCTGGTACATGAAGGGGGTGCGCGGCGCGGCGTCGCTGCGGCGGCAGGCAGGGACGCTCTGTACACTGGCCGACGCGCGGGCGCTTGCGGAGGAAGCGCTGCGCCTCAATCCGGAGGAAGCCGTTTTGGACAAACCGTCAAATGAGGAGGAAGAAAGATGA
- the ilvN gene encoding acetolactate synthase small subunit gives MKQILSVLVENKAGVLSRTAGLFARRGFNIESLAVGETEDRTVSRMTIVVNGDERTMEQVEKQLNKQIDVIKVKTLEIDASTRRELALIKVNANQQNRGEIIDICQIMKAKIVDLSQTTLTIEFCDRPERVDLLLNMVSQYGVAEMARTGMVALQKGSGAIEIKNK, from the coding sequence ATGAAACAGATCCTTTCAGTCCTGGTGGAAAACAAGGCGGGCGTCCTGTCCCGGACGGCCGGACTCTTCGCGCGGCGGGGCTTCAATATCGAAAGCCTCGCGGTGGGCGAAACAGAAGATCGGACCGTTTCGCGCATGACCATTGTGGTCAATGGCGACGAGCGCACGATGGAACAGGTGGAAAAGCAGCTCAACAAGCAGATCGACGTGATCAAGGTCAAAACCCTGGAGATTGACGCTTCCACCCGGCGGGAACTGGCGCTCATCAAAGTGAACGCAAACCAGCAGAACCGCGGCGAGATCATCGACATCTGCCAGATCATGAAGGCGAAGATCGTCGACCTGTCGCAGACCACCCTCACCATCGAATTCTGCGACCGGCCGGAACGGGTCGACTTGCTCTTAAACATGGTTTCGCAGTACGGCGTGGCCGAGATGGCGCGCACCGGCATGGTCGCATTGCAGAAGGGCTCCGGCGCGATCGAGATCAAAAATAAATAA
- the rimI gene encoding ribosomal protein S18-alanine N-acetyltransferase, with the protein MQITSMTEKDVPLVAALERQCFSQPWSAQVLEAELQNPNAIFYVARKEGLLAGYVGMHRVMDEGYIANIAVDEAFRRQGVAKTLMQALLTFAKEKRLGFLTLEVRAGNRPAIQLYEGLGFGEVGRRKNFYANPTEDAILMTRFL; encoded by the coding sequence TTGCAGATCACATCGATGACAGAAAAAGACGTTCCGCTTGTGGCCGCGCTCGAACGGCAGTGCTTTTCACAGCCGTGGAGCGCCCAGGTGCTCGAAGCGGAACTGCAAAATCCCAATGCGATTTTTTACGTCGCCAGAAAGGAGGGGCTGCTGGCCGGCTATGTCGGGATGCATCGGGTGATGGACGAGGGCTATATCGCCAACATCGCGGTGGACGAAGCATTCCGCAGGCAGGGCGTGGCAAAGACGCTTATGCAGGCGCTCCTCACCTTCGCAAAAGAAAAGCGGCTCGGGTTCCTCACGCTCGAGGTGCGCGCGGGAAACCGGCCCGCGATCCAGCTCTACGAGGGACTCGGTTTCGGGGAGGTAGGGCGGCGCAAAAATTTCTACGCAAATCCCACTGAGGATGCGATTTTGATGACCCGCTTCCTGTGA
- the trmB gene encoding tRNA (guanosine(46)-N7)-methyltransferase TrmB codes for MRPRKKPNLAPRLAACESIVLKDPVSLKGHIRETFPNPQAPLHLEIGCGKGGFVFEMARRNPDINFVAVEREPNVAVIATERVLSAVPPLPNIRFILDDAEKLPQIFLPGELERIYINFCDPWHKHRQFKRRLTYRERLKTYQNLLLPGGEIWFKTDNYNLYHFSLYEFAAAFPAYFTTNNLHQSECAAGNVMTEYETHFSSLGQPIYAIRAKKTAEPGKAPTP; via the coding sequence ATGAGACCGCGTAAAAAACCGAATTTAGCCCCGCGGCTGGCCGCCTGCGAATCGATTGTTCTGAAGGACCCGGTTTCTCTGAAAGGGCATATCCGTGAAACATTTCCGAACCCTCAGGCGCCGCTGCATCTGGAAATTGGCTGCGGAAAGGGTGGCTTTGTCTTTGAAATGGCGCGGCGAAACCCGGATATAAACTTTGTTGCGGTGGAGCGGGAACCGAACGTCGCGGTGATCGCGACAGAACGGGTACTCTCAGCCGTGCCGCCGCTTCCAAATATCAGATTTATCCTGGATGATGCGGAAAAGCTCCCGCAGATCTTTCTGCCTGGAGAACTCGAACGGATCTACATCAATTTCTGCGACCCCTGGCACAAGCATCGGCAGTTCAAACGGCGGCTCACCTACCGCGAGCGGCTGAAAACCTATCAGAATCTGCTCCTGCCAGGCGGGGAAATCTGGTTTAAGACCGACAACTACAACCTTTACCATTTCTCACTCTATGAATTCGCAGCGGCTTTTCCGGCATATTTCACGACGAACAATCTGCATCAGAGTGAATGCGCCGCAGGCAACGTCATGACCGAGTATGAGACGCATTTCTCCTCGCTCGGCCAGCCGATCTATGCGATCCGCGCGAAAAAAACAGCGGAACCGGGAAAGGCCCCCACGCCATGA